In Mixophyes fleayi isolate aMixFle1 chromosome 4, aMixFle1.hap1, whole genome shotgun sequence, the following proteins share a genomic window:
- the LOC142149948 gene encoding beta-1,3-galactosyl-O-glycosyl-glycoprotein beta-1,6-N-acetylglucosaminyltransferase 3-like: MSVCDFKQFRCFQLQKLLILTLLTFSTTFLIKYASIPCTLKDFQDGEDSTRSQSCREDLYKVLSLRTKEKGDLNCSKIIKGDSDAVKRGHQLNAVTKKITVHLNETMYLNITNDCHYFKEFRKYITVPMSKEEEDFPIAYSMVIHKNIEMFERLLRAVYAPQNIYCVHVDEKSKKKFKEAVRAITSCFDNVFVASKLERVVYASWSRVQADLNCMDDLLRSNVQWRYLLNTCGTDFPLKTNAEIVRALKTLNGKNSLESETPSQHKQSRWKYHFEVGDHISETATEKEPSPISSPIFTGNAYFIVSRDFVKYIFEEPQVQKFIDWVKDTYSPDEHLWATLNRMPGVPGSSPYSNKYELSDMNAMARMVKWSYNEGDITKGADYPICTGTHRRAVCVYGTGDLNWLLKQHHLLANKFDPDVDDVAINCIEEYLRYKTLYRNDL, encoded by the coding sequence ATGTCTGTGTGTGACTTCAAGCAGTTCAGATGCTTTCAACTTCAAAAGCTTTTGATCCTAACATTGCTGACATTCTCCACTACTTTTTTGATTAAATATGCATCCATTCCATGCACCTTGAAAGACTTTCAGGATGGTGAGGACAGTACCAGAAGCCAGTCCTGCAGGGAAGACCTTTATAAAGTTCTTAGCCTCAGAACAAAAGAAAAAGGTGACCTAAATTGTTCCAAGATTATAAAGGGAGATTCTGATGCTGTTAAAAGAGGACATCAACTTAATGCTGTTACAAAGAAGATAACTGTCCATTTAAATGAAACCATGTATTTAAATATAACTAATGACTGCCACTACTTTAAAGAATTCAGAAAATATATTACTGTTCCTATGAGCAAAGAAGAAGAGGACTTTCCTATTGCCTATTCCATGGTCATTCATAAGAATATAGAAATGTTTGAGCGGCTTTTGAGAGCAGTATATGCACCTCAGAATATTTACTGTGTTCATGTGGATGAAAAGTCTAAAAAGAAGTTCAAGGAGGCAGTGCGAGCCATCACCTCATGCTTTGACAATGTGTTTGTGGCGTCTAAACTGGAGAGAGTGGTCTATGCATCCTGGTCAAGAGTGCAGGCTGATCTCAACTGCATGGATGACCTGCTGAGAAGCAATGTCCAGTGGAGATATCTGCTAAACACCTGTGGGACAGACTTTCCTTTGAAGACTAATGCTGAGATTGTGAGAGCTCTGAAAACATTAAATGGAAAAAATTCTCTGGAATCCGAGACCCCATCACAGCACAAACAGTCACGTTGGAAATACCATTTTGAAGTAGGTGATCATATTTCAGAGACTGCTACTGAGAAAGAACCATCACCAATTAGTAGCCCAATTTTTACAGGGAATGCTTACTTTATAGTATCCAGAGACTttgtaaaatacatatttgaaGAACCACAAGTACAAAAGTTTATAGACTGGGTCAAAGACACTTACAGTCCAGATGAACACCTTTGGGCTACCTTAAATAGAATGCCTGGTGTTCCTGGTTCTTCTCCTTACAGCAACAAGTATGAGCTTTCAGATATGAACGCAATGGCTAGAATGGTAAAGTGGTCATATAATGAAGGGGATATAACTAAAGGAGCTGATTACCCCATTTGCACAGGAACTCATAGGCGGGCTGTTTGTGTATACGGTACTGGGGACCTAAACTGGTTACTCAAGCAACATCATCTGTTAGCCAATAAATTCGACCCAGATGTAGATGACGTTGCTATAAATTGCATCGAAGAATATTTAAGATATAAAACTCTTTACAGGAATGATCTATAA